A region from the Ciconia boyciana chromosome 1, ASM3463844v1, whole genome shotgun sequence genome encodes:
- the TNFRSF1A gene encoding tumor necrosis factor receptor superfamily member 1A isoform X2, which translates to MRGPALPCSSLGTVILTFVCVLTKESVEIAPVPYTLQVHRVALDGRDPSNTLRREKRQVQCQLGQYLHPRETHCCMRCHAGTYKAKDCDRPDQAPVCLPCANGTFTAVDNTMSKCFQCTHCRTGSKNRDTICRCKPRFFLTLSNVCKPCNSCIGEECLQCHSPVTTSPTSSGLNGILVLGIIVAIFVVISVLYVVNKVVKLVQENGIASSFYSCVSLPQTTKEPVSEVEVKRSEISILLPEPQKETQLSVNATPPPAPLLQSSHELPDCVRPARKTQLPDNPAILYTVVDHVPPSRWKEFVRRLGLSDYDLERIEMEHRRLRDAQYEMLRLWKLQMGHAATVEHISCVLNQMELSGCSEAIQEALLNQNSPQPCSLHSHL; encoded by the exons ATGCGCGGCCCAGCGCTGCCCTGCAGCTCGCTGGGGACG GTTATCCTAACATTTGTCTGTGTGTTGACAAAGGAATCTGTAGAAATTGCTCCAGTGCCATATACACTGCAAGTCCATCGGGTGGCTTTGGATGGAAGAGACCCCTCTAACACCttgaggagagaaaagaggcaggTGCAGTGTCAACTAGGACAATACCTACATCCCAGAGAGACCCACTGCTGCATGAGGTGCCATGCAG GTACCTACAAGGCAAAAGACTGTGATCGGCCTGACCAGGCACCTGTCTGTCTTCCGTGTGCTAATGGCACATTCACAGCTGTTGATAACACCATGTCTAAATGCTTCCAGTGTACACATTGCCGTACAG GTTCAAAGAACAGAGACACAATTTGCAGGTGTAAGCCTCGATTCTTCCTGACACTTAGTAACGTTTGCAAGCCTTGCAACAG CTGCATTGGAGAGGAATGCCTGCAGTGTCATAGCCCAGTGACTACCTCACCAACTTCATCTGGGCTGA ATGGGATCCTTGTCCTTGGCATCATCGTTGCAATATTTGTAGTTATCTCTGTCCTCTACGTTGTAAATAAAGTAGTGAAGCTGGTCCAGGAAAATGGGATAGCGTCGTCTTTCTACTCCTGTG tttctttGCCACAGACAACCAAGGAGCCAGTATCTGAG GTTGAGgtaaaaagaagtgaaatttcCATCCTTCTTCCCGAGCCCCAGAAGGAAACACAATTGTCGGTGAATGCAACACCACCACCTGCACCTCTGCTGCAAAGTTCACATGAGTTACCAGACTGTGTCAGACCTGCCAGGAAGACACAGCTTCCAGACA aCCCTGCTATTCTCTACACTGTGGTGGATCATGTACCGCCATCTCGGTGGAAAGAGTTTGTTAGGCGTCTGGGTCTGAGTGACTATGATCTCGAACGAATTGAGATGGAGCATCGGCGTTTACGAGATGCCCAGTATGAAATGCTTAGACTGTGGAAACTGCAGATGGGCCATGCTGCAACTGTGGAGCACATCAGCTGTGTTCTCAACCAGATGGAGCTGAGTGGCTGCAGTGAAGCTATTCAAGAGGCTTTGCTAAACCAGAACTCTCCGCAACCTTGCAGCCTCCACAGCCATCTTTAA
- the TNFRSF1A gene encoding tumor necrosis factor receptor superfamily member 1A isoform X1 — MRGPALPCSSLGTVILTFVCVLTKESVEIAPVPYTLQVHRVALDGRDPSNTLRREKRQVQCQLGQYLHPRETHCCMRCHAGTYKAKDCDRPDQAPVCLPCANGTFTAVDNTMSKCFQCTHCRTEFQQIVETPCTPKQDTVCGCRKNQYQIGLSDLFQCRNCSSCVNGIIANCSKNRDTICRCKPRFFLTLSNVCKPCNSCIGEECLQCHSPVTTSPTSSGLNGILVLGIIVAIFVVISVLYVVNKVVKLVQENGIASSFYSCVSLPQTTKEPVSEVEVKRSEISILLPEPQKETQLSVNATPPPAPLLQSSHELPDCVRPARKTQLPDNPAILYTVVDHVPPSRWKEFVRRLGLSDYDLERIEMEHRRLRDAQYEMLRLWKLQMGHAATVEHISCVLNQMELSGCSEAIQEALLNQNSPQPCSLHSHL; from the exons ATGCGCGGCCCAGCGCTGCCCTGCAGCTCGCTGGGGACG GTTATCCTAACATTTGTCTGTGTGTTGACAAAGGAATCTGTAGAAATTGCTCCAGTGCCATATACACTGCAAGTCCATCGGGTGGCTTTGGATGGAAGAGACCCCTCTAACACCttgaggagagaaaagaggcaggTGCAGTGTCAACTAGGACAATACCTACATCCCAGAGAGACCCACTGCTGCATGAGGTGCCATGCAG GTACCTACAAGGCAAAAGACTGTGATCGGCCTGACCAGGCACCTGTCTGTCTTCCGTGTGCTAATGGCACATTCACAGCTGTTGATAACACCATGTCTAAATGCTTCCAGTGTACACATTGCCGTACAG aaTTCCAGCAGATAGTAGagaccccctgcaccccaaagcAAGATACCGTATGTGGCTGTCGGAAGAATCAGTATCAGATTGGCCTGTCTGACCTCTTCCAGTGTAGGAACTGCAGCTCGTGTGTCAATGGGATTATTGCCAACT GTTCAAAGAACAGAGACACAATTTGCAGGTGTAAGCCTCGATTCTTCCTGACACTTAGTAACGTTTGCAAGCCTTGCAACAG CTGCATTGGAGAGGAATGCCTGCAGTGTCATAGCCCAGTGACTACCTCACCAACTTCATCTGGGCTGA ATGGGATCCTTGTCCTTGGCATCATCGTTGCAATATTTGTAGTTATCTCTGTCCTCTACGTTGTAAATAAAGTAGTGAAGCTGGTCCAGGAAAATGGGATAGCGTCGTCTTTCTACTCCTGTG tttctttGCCACAGACAACCAAGGAGCCAGTATCTGAG GTTGAGgtaaaaagaagtgaaatttcCATCCTTCTTCCCGAGCCCCAGAAGGAAACACAATTGTCGGTGAATGCAACACCACCACCTGCACCTCTGCTGCAAAGTTCACATGAGTTACCAGACTGTGTCAGACCTGCCAGGAAGACACAGCTTCCAGACA aCCCTGCTATTCTCTACACTGTGGTGGATCATGTACCGCCATCTCGGTGGAAAGAGTTTGTTAGGCGTCTGGGTCTGAGTGACTATGATCTCGAACGAATTGAGATGGAGCATCGGCGTTTACGAGATGCCCAGTATGAAATGCTTAGACTGTGGAAACTGCAGATGGGCCATGCTGCAACTGTGGAGCACATCAGCTGTGTTCTCAACCAGATGGAGCTGAGTGGCTGCAGTGAAGCTATTCAAGAGGCTTTGCTAAACCAGAACTCTCCGCAACCTTGCAGCCTCCACAGCCATCTTTAA